GCAACCCCGCCACCGTCCCACCCGAAATGCGAGTCGATCTACGCAAAGTCCACACCACCATCCAGGGCTACACCCAATACGCGATCGGCGCATTCAAAAACCTGGCGATCGCCGACGTGGAAGAAATGAACCTCAAATTCAACCTGAAAATTAGTGGAGAAGCCGGCATGCCCGTCTTAGCCAAAGGCAAAGCCGAAGCCGACTTCTCGATCGAAGTCAAATGCAAATTCCCCCCCAAACCACCCACCAACGGTTAAACAAAACTAGAATTCAGGCCACCCTCCCCAAAAAATCGCTAACCTAAAAGCAGTGCGTCCGTTTTAGTCCTGTTCAACCCATCGATTAGGAGAAACTACATGGTTCTGTCCGTTGCTCAAGTGCAGCCCTCCGAACGAGCGCTATTTATTCGCAAAACCTACACCCACGTCGCTGCCGCCGTCGCGATCTTCACCCTACTGGAGATGTTCTTCTTCAGCACGGGGATCGCCGACACGATCGCTCAGTTTTTCATGGGTAGCCGCTTTATGTGGCTCGGCGTGATTGGCGGATTCGCACTCCTCGGTTGGATGGCCCGCTCCCTCGCAGCCAAAGCCGAACAGTCGATGCAATACATCGGCTTCGGCATCTATATTCTGGCCCAAGCGATTATTTTCATCCCGCTGCTATTCATGGCTGTGCGGTACTCCAACCCCGACGTCTTACCCGCCGCCGCGATCATGACCTTGGCCCTCTTCGGTGGCCTGACCGCGATCGTCCTCACCACCAAAAAAGACTTCTCCTTCCTCGGTGGCTTCCTCAAAATTGGCAGCTTTATTGTCCTGGGTTTGATCGTCGCGAGTGCCTTTATTGGTGGCCTCAGCCTCGGCATCTGGTTCTCCGCCGCGATGATCTTATTCGCCGGTGCCGCGATTCTCTACGACACCTCAAAGGTCTTGCATAACTACCGCACCGACCAGCACGTAGGCGCATCGATCGAGATCTTCGGTTCCCTCGCCCTACTCTTCTGGTACGTCCTCAAGTTCGCAATGGAAATGCAACGATCGTAAAATCGTTTCCATCACAAATCATCAGCGTTCCATTTTCACCAGTGGAACGCTTTAATTTTTTATATCCAAAAATTTACTTTAATGTTCTTGATAGCGTTGCAAATATAGTTTTATCAAGTGGCGCACAGAGGCGATCGACATAGAGCAGAAAACGCGATCAAGAAAATCCCACTCAAAATCAGTGCCCTCGAAAACAAACCTTCAAGGGCACTGATTTTGCAAACCGAGTGAGCGACTCAAACAAACTAAAGCGGGTGGGGGGAATCGAACCCCCATCATTAGCTTGGAAGGCTAAGGTTTTACCACTAAACTACACCCGCATATTTATGCGCACTAGACATATTAGCACATCCCTAAAGCACTTTAATTCTCAGACTCATATTCCAAGTCGTTACCGGTGCTGGCTTTACCGCGTCAACTTTATAGACCACATTAAACTGATAGTCTTTTAGAATATCTTCCACTGCCAACGTCAAAGACTGTACATCCGCTTTTTTGGCCACTAGCGCTGGACTATCAGGCAATACCCGGACAATCAAACGTCCACCATCAACTAAAACCCGCTGCGTATCTTGGTCGATCGCCACCTCAACCTTCACGATTAAGACCTCACCTGGTTTCACCGGCAGCTTCACCCGTAGACCAGGGGACGGTGCACGTTCGACTTCCAGATTGGCCTGCCCATCAATATCCCGCGCCGATTTAGCTGTCAGCTTCGACTCGCCCGTAATATCTGGCAAAACCTTCACCTTGCCATCACCTTTCGGGGGCGCCGTATTCGGCCCCTCTTGTTTCGGTTTTGGCGGTATCGGAAGTATCTGACCTGATTCCGCCGGTCCACCATTACCTGGCGATTTACTCGGAGCAGGCGTCGGTGATTTTTGCGGCGTTGGTGATTTGCTTGGAGCAGGCGTCGGTGATTTTTGCGGCGTTGGTGATTTGCTTGGAGCAGGCGTCGGTGATTTTTGCGGCGTTGGTGATTTGCTTGGAGCAGGCGTCGGTGATTTTTGCGGCGTTGGTGATTTACTCGGAGCGGGCGTTGGTGATTTGCTCGGAGCGGGCGTTGGTGATTTGCTTGGAGCAGGCGTCGGTGATTTTTGCGGCGTTGGTGATTTGCTTGGAGCAGGCGCTGGTGATTTTTGCGGTGACGGCTTAGGAGCGACCGTCTTAGCCGATTTCGGCTTTACGGGAGATGATTTAGCATCTGGCTTAGGCACCGGTTTAATCGGTTGCGGACTAGGCGTCGGCAACTTTACCGGCGCTTTCGCTAAAAATTCCGTTTGTCCCGGTGGCGTAATATTCGAGGGCAGTGGTTTCGACAGATCAGGCGTAATTCGACTTAAGGGTGCAATTCCTTCCGCCTTAGGCGTTTCCGACTGCGGTGCAACAGCATCGATCGTCCCCACTTCCACAAAGTCGATCGCCCCATTCTCACTCCCACCGCCCTCGGTCATTATTTCTGCCCAAGCCAAACGTACTCCAAACAGTAAAACTGAATGGAGCACCAGCGACCCAAAAATTCGCAATAGCCAAATCCCTGGATCTTCCTGCGTCTGCCCAGCCACATCCACAGGCTCAAGAATGTCTGTATCTATAGGCTGCGTCATCACCAAGCTGCCAAGCGATCGGAATTCAGTCTAGCTTAGAGAATCAAGAATCGACGAAAATCTATCCGATTGCAGCCTGCCCCGCCACTACGCTAACGGCGATCGCACGTACAGTAAGCGTATGCCCCAAATCCATCACCCATTCCAAACCCCAAGTCGATCGCGCGTCCCAACGCTAGCCCCGTCGCCAACAAGCTCCAAACCATGATCTGATGAAATTACCGCTGCGTCAGGTTTTCCGACAGCCAAATCCACCCATCAGTCTCACCACCTACAGCAAAACATCATCACATACCGCCAAGTGATCAGCTTGACAACGTCTGATCACAACTCCCACTCCAACTAAACCATCGTCGTAAAGGCGATCGGCTCTGGCGGTACCCAGAAGGTCAATACCGTTTCATCCACACCTTTGAGGGTCAGCGGTTCCCCCTTATCAATCCCATCCTCATCCAGATAATCCGCCACTGCCGCTGAGACCAGAATGCGTTCCGGATCAGCCGCCGTCTGTAAGCGGGAGGCAATATTCACACAAGGACCGATCGCCGTATAGTCCGATCGTTCAGCCCCACCAAACATGCCCACAACCGCAGTACCCTGGTGAATCCCACAGCGAAACTTCAGCGCCGGTAAGCCATGCTCCGCCCACTTGGCATTCAGATCATCCAGGACACGATACATCTGCCGGGCCGTGGCGATCGAGCGGCGCACTTGCTCGTTTGGCGTCAGATCCTCTGGCGCACCGAACAACGCCATAATCGCGTCACCCATGAACTTATCAACCGTGCCACCGTTATCAAATACCGCTTGGGTCATCGCGGCCAGATACTGATTCAGCATCTCCGCCATCCGCCGCGATCGCAGCGTATTCGAGAGTTCGGTAAAGCCCACAATGTCACTAAATAACACCGTGACCATGCGCGGTTCCGGTCGCAGATCGAGGGTCAAGTCGCCCTTCGCCGCCCGCTCAACCAAAGCCGGTGGTAAGAATCGGCCGAGCACCGATTCCGTCAGGTAGTTATTCAAGTCCGCCATCTTATGCTCATTCGCCTTCAGCGACAGCAGATTCCGGACTTCGGCTAACAGCATACGATCGTTGAACGGCTTCGAGAGATAGGCATCCGCGCCCCGCTCCATACCTTCCAATTGCGTGTTCTCATCCGCTTTGGCCGTCAAGAGAATCACCGGGATACCATTCAGTGATTCGTCATTCCGAATCATCTGAATCATCTCCAGGCCCGTCACCTGTGGCATCATCAGATCCGTCACAATCAGATGCGGCTGCTTGGCAAAGGCAATCTGGAATCCCTCCGCACCATTCTTAGCCGTAAACACTTGATAACCTTGCTGACGCAAAATTCCTGAGATGTAAGTGCGTAGGTCCGAATTGTCATCGACCACCAAAACCCGACTGCCATTCGCCATCACGCCATCGATCGGTTCGAGGACTTCGACGGCTTCGGCGTCAACCGCCTCTACGTCTAGCAGTTCGGTTTCGAGATCCGCCAGCTCCACCGTTGCCCGCGCAATCTCAATGGCCGCCTCATCCTCGGCAATTTGCTCCGGTGGCAGATGCTCAGCGCCGGTAGGTAACCAAATACTAAAGGTTGTGCCCCGTTCATAAACCGACTCAACGGTGATTTCTCCACCATGTAGTTCGACCAGCTCTTTAACTAGGGACAGGCCGATTCCGGTGCCCTCATAACCACGATTTTCCGAACCTTCCGCCTGGCGGAACCGTTCAAATAAATGCGGTAGCTGATCATCGCGAATACCGATTCCCGTATCCACGACTTGCAGCAGGCATTGCTCACCTAAAGGCCGCAGTACAACCGTAATGCTCTTACCGGCTGGCGTAAACTTCATCGCATTGGACAGCAAGTTATACAGCACCTTATCAAACTTTTCCAAGTCCAGATAAATCGGCGGGCAAGCACTCAAGTCACTGAGATCTGCGGTTAAACGAATGCCTTTCTTCTCGCAATAAGCCCGGAATGTCTCCACAATCTGTGAGGTAAAGTCCACCAAATCACAAGGGTGGAACGTAGGCTGCATCCGCCCGGCACTCAACCGCTGTAGATCAAGCAGCTGATTCACCAACCGCAAAAGACGGCGGGAGTTACGCAGGACGATCGACACTTGACTCAGCGGCAAATCCTCATGATTATTCACCACCGATTCCAACGGCCCCACCATTAAGGTCAGCGGCGTGCGAAATTCATGGGAGATATTCTGGAAGAATTCCGTCTTTTGACGATCGAGTTCCAACAGTTGTTCAGCTTGTTGGCGGGTCTTTTGGTACAGATGGGACTGCTGCACGGCAATTGCTGCCTGTTGGGCCACCACTTCCACCAAATGCAGTTCCGAAGCCTGCCAGACCCGTGCTTTATGGTTTTGACGCAGTGAGATACTGCCAATAATCTGACCATCGGCAATCAAGGGAGCCACCATCAAAGCCCGGGCCGGTGGCCGGAATTCCGCCACATTCATCGACGGATGCTTGGTTAAATCATCCAGCATCACCGGCTGCAAAGTGTTTTTCACTTCCTTTAGCACAGCGTTCCCATCGATCGGCACCTGGGATTTGGGCAAATCGAGTTCACCCGTCTCCTGGTTCATGGGAATTACCCCTTGATTCGCATCGTACAGGCCGACACATTGCACATAGCGATCGGTCGTGGTCCATAACGACAAGGCACACCAATCCACCGCTAAGGCCTGGCCTAATTGCTGTGTAATCGCGGCAAAGATCTTCTGGGGTTCAAGGCTCGATCGAATGGCCGCAGTAATACTGTTGATCAACGCCTCGCGTTTGGCACTGGCACGCACCTGCTCATAGGAATAGATTTGGGCCAGCGCGAGTCCTGCTTGGGTCGCAACCAATCGAATTAGATCGAGATCTTCCTCATCCCAAACATATTTCCCCCCCGTTGCCACCAAGCTTTCCGCCGTACGATGTAGGGCCAATAGGGCGATCGGTTGGCGCTGGGCCACCAAGGGTAATAGCACACTCGAAGCTAACTTCAACTCCTCATAGGCTGCCTTGGCTTCCGGAAATTGAGCAATCAGGCCAGATTCATCGGCAACATCATCAATGACCGCTAACTGATCAACGTAGAAGGCTGTCTTCGCTAAGCTATGGGAAGCCGACACCTGTACCACGTGCGGCATAATACTGTCTTGTTCGGTGCCATCCGCGCGTAAACTCTCCTCGCGAATGTCAACTTGTGGCGTCCGATGATAGACAATCGCTTTACCCTGAAACCGTGGGTCTTGGCGCGTTGACAGCAAACAATAGTCCACTTCAAACGCTTGGCCGATCGCCGTCGCAATTGTTTTCAGACTGTCTTCGTAGCTCAGCGCACTGCGAATCGTTTGAGTAATCGTATTGAGCAGGCTTTCGCGCCGCAAATTCCGGCGGAGCTCTTGGGTCCGCGATTTTAAGGCCTTATGTAAATCAACTGCTTGCTGTACAACCTGGCGCAAGTCATCATCATCCCAAGGCTTGGTGACATACTTGAAGACTTGGCCAGTATTAATGGCCTCGACTAAATCATCAACATCGGTATAGCCGGTCAAGATAATCCGAATGATATCGGGGTATTTCTGAGCTGTTAAACTCAAAAATTCTGTACCACTCATCATCGGCATCCGCTGATCGGAAATAATGACGTTAATATCGCCTTCATTGGCGAGTATGTCTAACGCCTGATGGGCATCATCCGCCTTAAGAACCTTGAATTCACGATGGAATGTCCGATAGAGCAGATCAAGATTATCCGGCTCATCATCCACAACAAGGATTTTATGCTTTTTGCTATTAGAAGCCACGCACCAATCTCCTGATGCCGTCAGTAAAGAATCAACATTGAACAGAGGTAGGGAACAAATCTCATCGGTTCAGTGATTGAGAAGAGAAACTTAAATTACCCCCACCACACCCTAATTTTCAGGACCACTTGAAATTAGACCTGTGGCACACCCACATTTAATTTGCCCAGCTAAAATGCCGCATTAACGACGAACCTGAAATTTAAGTGATTACCGTCACATACATATAAAAGTAAAAACATTGATAAGGCAAGGTTACAGCCACTTTATTTTGTAACAGAGTAATATAGTTGATTAATTCCATAATGACGAAACCAACAACCAGGTTATAGTTCATAGATACTGCTTGATCCATGAGTTTATTTAGAACATAGGTTAGTAGATATTTTTCCCGTTCCGGATCAAATCCACCGCTCAGCCATATCGAACTCGATCAAATGGTTAATTTAGACGCTATTTCTAGCTCTTGAAAGGAATGTGTGTCCACTTAGTGCACTACCAGTATGATGGTTAGAAGAAATTGTTGTTACCCGTGAAGTCGCTCCATGCGCTGTCCAGCTTGTCATAATCTAGAGAATCGCGTCCTGGAATCACGATCGGCAGATGGTGGACAGAGTGTACGCCGTCGTCGGGAATGTCTAAAGTGTGGACATCGCTTTACAACCTATGAACGGATTGAGGTTGTGCCCATGATGGTGATTAAGCGAAATGGGCAACGTGAAATCTTCGATCGCCAAAAGCTGCAGCAAGGCATTTCGCTGGCCTGTGATAAAACCACTGTTCTGCAGCCAGCGATTGAGAATTTAGCTAGTAATGTTGAATCAGACCTCCAGCAATTGCCGGGGCGGGAAGTGGAAAGCAGTAAAATTGGTGAGGTGGTTCTTCAACACTTGCGGGGTTTGAATGAGGTTGCCTATATTCGGTTTGCTTCGGTTTATTCACAATTTCAGTCGATCGATGACTTTATGCAGGTGCTTGATCACATTCGCTCACGCACCGAAGATACATTGACGCAGGTTTCCTAGTCCAACGGCTGATCGCAGGCTCGAATTACGAAGTTTGGGCGAATTCTCTCTTCCGGTAGTCCCAGAAATTCGCAATCTGCAGGATAATTAATTTACGGATAATTAATCTCGATTGGCTGATTTGGGTCCGCCCAAATGAATGTACGGTAGGAGGTCAAGATGTCGCGGCCATCAGAGATCAACTTCAACAGTAGGGCTGAACTACTGGATGAGCATGTTGCGGCAGAAATCTTGGGGGTTTTGCAGGTTGGCCAGCATGCGGCATTAGTTGGCAGCATCCATGGCATATTACTTCAGTCGATTGAGCAGGCCGCAACACTGGTCCCAAAGCCCGCTGCAGCGCTACAAATTCCCCCGGCCCCGCGATATTTCTTAGGCTATGAATCGGCGCTAGACCAGGCATTGCTTGCCTTAAAGTCGGGGGATTCACTGGAAATTCTGGGGGCTCCAGGGATTGGGAAATCGGCATTTTTGCGGCATTTAGCCCACCATCCAGAGGTTACAACTTCTCATCCTGATGGGATTCTGCACTTTGCCTCAATTGAGCCGATCGAGGATTTGATTCAGTCTTTAGGTGAAACGTTTTACCAGCTCTATCCAGAGAGCTATTTGTCGTTGCCGGAATGGCGCGATGCTTTGCGGGATTGCCAAGCCTTAGTGATGGTGAATGCGCCTCAGGCACGGACAGAAGATGTGATGCAGCTGTGTCAGTTATTGCCGCATTCAACGTTTGTTTTGGCTTCCTATGAGCCGCGTTTCGTCTCAGCCGCCGCGCAAGTCGGTTGGGAGCGGCCGATTCAGGTGATTGCCTTAGAACGATCGCCGCTCAAGGTTTGTGAACAATTGGCGGTGGATGTGTTGGGCCGATCGTTGACACCTTTAGAAAGGCCGCAATTGGAGCAGTTCTGGCAGTGTTTTCGGGGTGAATCCGCACGTATCTTGCAATTAGCAACGCTGTTGCAGCAGTCAGAAACGGCTTGGAGTGATTGGCAAGATTGGTTCATAGTGCATCCGCACCCGGATTATCAAGCGGCAACTCATCGCTTAGTTGATCAATTAATGGCGACGCTCGATACGCCCCAGCGCTGGATTTTAGGGTTGTTAACCGCGCTTGAAGGAGTCTCCCTGAGTGGGATGCAAATTGCTGCGATTACGGGACCGCAGGAACCACGGTTGAGTTTGCAGCAATTGACGCGCTTGGGGTTAGTCCAAGTTGTGCAGCAGCGATATCGGGTGGCGGAACATATGCGGCCGTGGTTGACCCGGCGGTTTCAAAGTCAGCCTTGGATGGAGCGGGGACTCACGGTTCTGCAAGATTGGGTCAAATCACAACCGCCGGAAGTAATTGTGCCAGAGTTAACGGTGTTGATGGTTTTCCTGCGTTGGGCGGTGCAGGCGAAGCGGGGTGAGTCGGTTTTGGCCTTGGCGCGATCGCTCGATCCAGCATTGATTTTGGCGAAGCAGTGGGAGCAGTGGGGACGTGTATTGCAGTGGGCTTTGCAGGGGGCTTGGCAACTGGCGGATACGCAAGCAGAAGCCTGGGCTTGGCATCAGTTAGGCACTCGTGCGCTGCTGTTGGATGACATTACAACGGCTTATGATGCCCTGCAGCAGGCGCTAAAGCTACGGCAGTCCGTGTTGGTGCCTGAGCAGCCGATCGCGGATCGGGCAGTCCAAGCGTTGGCGCTGACGCAGCATAATCTCGATCGGTTGATTCAAGGCACGCTACCCATCAGTAAAAAGGCCGAGGTGATAGCGGAGCAAGATCAGCAACAGTCCTACGGGGCATTGCTGGTGATTTCGTTGGTGACGTTTATTGGGGCATTGGTGCTGGGATTTGTCATCAAGCCTTGGTTAGTGCCGACGGAGCGGCTTGACGCGGTGCCGGTTAACCCGGTTTCGTCCCGTTTCGAGTAACTGTTGCAGCTCGGTTGGGGTTAAATCGCGCCAAGTCCCCGGTGCGAGATCGCCGAGTTCGAGGGACCCGATCGCCACACGAATTAACCGTAAGGTAGGGAACCCGATCGCTGCGGTCATCCGTCGGACCTGACGATTGCGGCCCTCCGTTAAGGTCAAGGTGAGCCAACTGGTCGGCACGGATTTACGAAAACGAATCGGTGGATCGCGGGGCGGCAAGTCCGGTGTGGCTAATCGATCAACCTGGGCCGGACGGGTTTGGTAATTCTGAATTGACAGTCCACCCTGACGAATCGGATCTAAGTCAGATTCCGTGGGAATCCGTTCGACCTGGGTCCAGTAAGTGCGGGGATGGCCAAATTTGGGATCGCTGAGGCGATGTTGGGTGGGCCCGTCATCGGTGAGTAGCATCAGGCCTTCGCTATCGTAATCTAACCGGCCGACCGGATAGACGGCGGGCACATCAATAAACTGTTTCAGTGTTCGCTTATCCGCGCCACCGTCGCTAAATTGGCTTAAGACATTGAACGGCTTATGGAATAGCAAGTAGCGATAGGCCATGACCCAAAAATTTAGCAATTCTCCATAGGCATTGGAGCTCTAGTCTACCAGGCTGGGTTTCCACGGGTGTGGAAGGTCGGTGATTACCCATGAACCGAATTGTCACAATCGTTAAGAAGTGTTAACTTATAAAAAGAAGTTTTTCGTCTCTCCCTTAGAGGTAACCCCATGAACAACAAAGGCTTTGGTTTTAACGATTTTGCCGAAAATTTGAATGGTCGTTTGGCAATGTTGGGTTTGGTGATCGGTTTTGCAACTGAGCTGCTTACAGGTAAGGGCATCTTGGCGCAAATCGGTTTGATGTAGTTCGGACCGTTGCCGTGGCATGGCAGTTATCTCTACGTTACCGCGTCACAGCACGGTGCCCAACCAAAACTTAGTTTAGTCAGATAGCCGGGGGAATATTCCCTCGGCTTTTTTGTGACTTTAGGCTGTTTAGGGTGAAGTTATCTGAGCGGGCTGGTCTGACGGTGGGGCGGATCGGCCCCTATGCGGCTTCCCCGCCGACGACAATATTGCGAATCCGCAGACTTGGCCCGCCGCAGCCGACAGCTAAGCCACTCTGTCCGCCTTTGCCGCAGCCACCGGATTCATCCCAGAAAAAGTCATCACCAATGCCTTCAATATCACTGAGGGTTTTGAAGGCGTTGCCCGATAGTGTGACATCGCGGACCGGTTCGGCCAGTTCGCCATTCCGAATCATCCAGGCTTCGCCGGCCGTAAAGGTAAACATTTCGCCGTTGGTCATGCCGCCGAGCCAATTGCGGGCGTAAACGCCTTCCCGAATGCCGCTGAACAGATCCTTAACGGGGGTCTCACCGCGTTCAATCCAAGTGTTTGTCATGCGAACGATCGGCGGGTAGTGATAGTTGAGACAGCGGGCATTGCCGGTCGGATTTTCGCCGAGTTTACCGGCGGTTTCGCGTGAGTGTAACCGGCCGACTAAGGTGCCATCGTGAATTAATTGCGTATTTGTTGCAGGCACCCCTTCATCGTCATAGCCATAGCTCCCACGGTGGCCTGGAACGCTCGCGCCATCGAAGATTTGCAAATTTTCGGGGCCAAAGCGACGGCCTAAGCTCATGGTTTCCATTAAATCGGGGCTTTCATAGGCCATATCGGCTTCGGAAAGATGGCCGAAGGCCTCATGGACAAACAAGCCGGTCAGAATTGGGTCAATCACAACGTCGTAGGTGCCGCCTTTCACCGAGGGCAGCTTGAGGGCATCTACAGCGCGTTGGGCGGCACCTTTGACCTGGGCTTCTAAACCGCGTAAATCTTCAAAGCCTTGGCGGGTACCGACGGTCTCACGGCCAGTCTGAACCATATCGCCATCCCGAGCGGTGGCGGCAAAGCGCATTTCCATATCCGACCAGGTTTGTTCGAGCATTGTGCCTTCCGAGGTGGTCAGCAGCATGCGTTGGGTGCTGTCCCCATAACGCACCGTGACCGTCGCAATTTTTGGGTCATAACTGCGGAGTAGTGCGGCATAGTCTTCGCAGAGCCGTTTCTTGGTGGCCAGGGAGATTTGACGGGGATCACCCTGGGGTGTGGGAATCTGATAAATTGTCTGGACAGGATCGATGGCAGCGAGTTGTGTCGTTTCATGGCCGACGAGTTTGGCAGCGGCGATCGCTTCTTCCACGCGATCGGCTAAACGATCGAGCCGATTAAAACTGGCAAAGCCCCAACCGCCTTTGTGGCAAACCCTTACTTGGCCACCGATCGCCAATCCTTTGCTGAGGGTTTCTAGCGTTTGGCCCCGGAGCATGACATCGGCCCCTTCACTGGATTCCAGGCGGATAGCAATAAAGTCTGCTTGCGTGCGATAGCGCTGGATGAGGTCGTTCAACTGATCTTTGGCCTGGTTGAAGCTATGCATAGAACGATCGCGGCGACTAATGGGTTTGTCATGGCTCAAGCAATTCTGAGTCATGTGCCTGCTCATTGTGCCGCATTTATGGTCTGCTGATCAGGGCTTCAGGCGTGGGGCGAAATCGTTGCGCAATCGTTTAAAATTTTAGGAGCCGATCTTCTGGGAAAAGAAGATCGGCTCCACACATCAGTCAATGCACCCCAACCGGTAAAAAATGGTTG
The Romeriopsis navalis LEGE 11480 DNA segment above includes these coding regions:
- a CDS encoding high light inducible protein, which encodes MNNKGFGFNDFAENLNGRLAMLGLVIGFATELLTGKGILAQIGLM
- a CDS encoding Bax inhibitor-1/YccA family protein, giving the protein MVLSVAQVQPSERALFIRKTYTHVAAAVAIFTLLEMFFFSTGIADTIAQFFMGSRFMWLGVIGGFALLGWMARSLAAKAEQSMQYIGFGIYILAQAIIFIPLLFMAVRYSNPDVLPAAAIMTLALFGGLTAIVLTTKKDFSFLGGFLKIGSFIVLGLIVASAFIGGLSLGIWFSAAMILFAGAAILYDTSKVLHNYRTDQHVGASIEIFGSLALLFWYVLKFAMEMQRS
- a CDS encoding TldD/PmbA family protein translates to MTQNCLSHDKPISRRDRSMHSFNQAKDQLNDLIQRYRTQADFIAIRLESSEGADVMLRGQTLETLSKGLAIGGQVRVCHKGGWGFASFNRLDRLADRVEEAIAAAKLVGHETTQLAAIDPVQTIYQIPTPQGDPRQISLATKKRLCEDYAALLRSYDPKIATVTVRYGDSTQRMLLTTSEGTMLEQTWSDMEMRFAATARDGDMVQTGRETVGTRQGFEDLRGLEAQVKGAAQRAVDALKLPSVKGGTYDVVIDPILTGLFVHEAFGHLSEADMAYESPDLMETMSLGRRFGPENLQIFDGASVPGHRGSYGYDDEGVPATNTQLIHDGTLVGRLHSRETAGKLGENPTGNARCLNYHYPPIVRMTNTWIERGETPVKDLFSGIREGVYARNWLGGMTNGEMFTFTAGEAWMIRNGELAEPVRDVTLSGNAFKTLSDIEGIGDDFFWDESGGCGKGGQSGLAVGCGGPSLRIRNIVVGGEAA
- the nrdR gene encoding transcriptional regulator NrdR, which produces MRCPACHNLENRVLESRSADGGQSVRRRRECLKCGHRFTTYERIEVVPMMVIKRNGQREIFDRQKLQQGISLACDKTTVLQPAIENLASNVESDLQQLPGREVESSKIGEVVLQHLRGLNEVAYIRFASVYSQFQSIDDFMQVLDHIRSRTEDTLTQVS
- a CDS encoding pseudouridine synthase, giving the protein MAYRYLLFHKPFNVLSQFSDGGADKRTLKQFIDVPAVYPVGRLDYDSEGLMLLTDDGPTQHRLSDPKFGHPRTYWTQVERIPTESDLDPIRQGGLSIQNYQTRPAQVDRLATPDLPPRDPPIRFRKSVPTSWLTLTLTEGRNRQVRRMTAAIGFPTLRLIRVAIGSLELGDLAPGTWRDLTPTELQQLLETGRNRVNRHRVKPLRRH
- a CDS encoding response regulator; the encoded protein is MASNSKKHKILVVDDEPDNLDLLYRTFHREFKVLKADDAHQALDILANEGDINVIISDQRMPMMSGTEFLSLTAQKYPDIIRIILTGYTDVDDLVEAINTGQVFKYVTKPWDDDDLRQVVQQAVDLHKALKSRTQELRRNLRRESLLNTITQTIRSALSYEDSLKTIATAIGQAFEVDYCLLSTRQDPRFQGKAIVYHRTPQVDIREESLRADGTEQDSIMPHVVQVSASHSLAKTAFYVDQLAVIDDVADESGLIAQFPEAKAAYEELKLASSVLLPLVAQRQPIALLALHRTAESLVATGGKYVWDEEDLDLIRLVATQAGLALAQIYSYEQVRASAKREALINSITAAIRSSLEPQKIFAAITQQLGQALAVDWCALSLWTTTDRYVQCVGLYDANQGVIPMNQETGELDLPKSQVPIDGNAVLKEVKNTLQPVMLDDLTKHPSMNVAEFRPPARALMVAPLIADGQIIGSISLRQNHKARVWQASELHLVEVVAQQAAIAVQQSHLYQKTRQQAEQLLELDRQKTEFFQNISHEFRTPLTLMVGPLESVVNNHEDLPLSQVSIVLRNSRRLLRLVNQLLDLQRLSAGRMQPTFHPCDLVDFTSQIVETFRAYCEKKGIRLTADLSDLSACPPIYLDLEKFDKVLYNLLSNAMKFTPAGKSITVVLRPLGEQCLLQVVDTGIGIRDDQLPHLFERFRQAEGSENRGYEGTGIGLSLVKELVELHGGEITVESVYERGTTFSIWLPTGAEHLPPEQIAEDEAAIEIARATVELADLETELLDVEAVDAEAVEVLEPIDGVMANGSRVLVVDDNSDLRTYISGILRQQGYQVFTAKNGAEGFQIAFAKQPHLIVTDLMMPQVTGLEMIQMIRNDESLNGIPVILLTAKADENTQLEGMERGADAYLSKPFNDRMLLAEVRNLLSLKANEHKMADLNNYLTESVLGRFLPPALVERAAKGDLTLDLRPEPRMVTVLFSDIVGFTELSNTLRSRRMAEMLNQYLAAMTQAVFDNGGTVDKFMGDAIMALFGAPEDLTPNEQVRRSIATARQMYRVLDDLNAKWAEHGLPALKFRCGIHQGTAVVGMFGGAERSDYTAIGPCVNIASRLQTAADPERILVSAAVADYLDEDGIDKGEPLTLKGVDETVLTFWVPPEPIAFTTMV
- a CDS encoding CU044_2847 family protein — its product is NPATVPPEMRVDLRKVHTTIQGYTQYAIGAFKNLAIADVEEMNLKFNLKISGEAGMPVLAKGKAEADFSIEVKCKFPPKPPTNG